ctctaatTTTTTTTGCAAATACACCCCTTAAACACCTTAGGAGCCtccacattaaacaccactgtacatgtTTAGTACATGCCCTAAACAGAAGATTTTTTGAGATCGGACTTCCCCTAAGCCACACGCATGCAGTTTATGCAGTGCTTGAGATAAAAATGGCAGCATCGTGTTACTGCACTTCTGCTCTACCGCCAGGTTGTCAACTTGGAACTGGAGCATCGTGTTACTGCACTTCTGCTCCACCTGTTAGTTTTAGTTTGATCCATCCGAGGCTCTAAGATGAGGACGAAGCTGGGGAACTACCTTTCAAGATGAAGAATAGGCACGTGTAAGCCTTCTTTCTCGGACCCTTACATGATAAAAACAGTATCTGAATATAGACACAGCACCTGTTAAAAAAAACCTAGGACTAGATACAGTAGTGCTATTTCCAGAAGAAACGACAGCATCCTGTTCAGCATCATCATAGGTTAGCATCGACCAACATTACAATGTTCAAGCATGACATACTGAAAAATGTCAAGTTTGCAAACAACTTGGAACAACAAGAACAAAAATATGGTTCAGAAACATGCAGTTTTTCTCGAAAACAAATAACATGACTTACTCAACCACTAACAAAAATTAACTTCGTTCACTCCTCACTTGCTTGACGACGAGTTTCCAATAACCCTTGCCAATATCTCCTGTTGCTTAGCCTCGTAGCATTGTCGAAGTAGGGGGTTACATTTACTCAGATCCATGCCCAATATCATGACCTCCTCTTCCTTGtcctccttcaatttctgccgatCCATCCTAAGTTTCTCCAGGTTTAGCTTCTTCCTCTCCAAGATGAGTTTTTGCCTCTCGTTTTTGTTCATAGACTCCAACTTCCTCTCCTCAATTGAAGCTACTAATTTGAACACAGACAACCGTTCCAAAGATATTTCACCCATCCACCTGAGGTACTCAGAAAAAGTGGACGATGTGTCAACAGACCTTtgcttctttgccttttccttGGACGAATCATGACCTAGCGGCCTCTTCGAAGTAAAGCTTGATGGAACAGAGTCTTCAGCATCTAAGTCTACAGTATTTGATTGGATACCGATTGGGTTGGGTGGTGGATTTTGGTGACTCATGTGTTGATCCATCCATTTTGGTTGATCCTTCAATATTGCCCAACAATGTAAGAAATGGAAGGGCTTATTTTCAACAGCAGCTTACTACAGATATAACCCCTATATGTAAAATATCTCAACTAACAAAATGACAACTTACTGCAGAAGGGTCACTCTCACAGAAGGCCTCAAGGCAAATGTTGCATGCATCCTGAATGCCACCCTCCACAAAGGCTGCAGCAGATGTCAAACTCTCCATCTTAGCTTTCTCATCAGTTTCAGATGCCATTGCAATGGAATCACAGCCCTGAAACCAAacaggcaaaaaaaaaaaaaaaaaatcagaATCGGGAATTTAATTTCTCCATAGTCaagaggaaataaaaatatgttcAGCTATTTATTAGTATTTATTATAAGTTcaaattcttaacactattaAAGAAGTTTTGAGATATTCAAGTTTTCTTATACATCTTTTGTTAAATAGTCCAGCCGAGCCGCTAATCACACTACGACGAGGCCATGAGGGGAACACAATACTAGGGAAAATTATCAATCTAAAACAACACTCAGGTACGAAAACACGTTACAGTTTGCAGGATAGGAGCATATTATCATTCATTTTGCATTCTAATCCAACAAATTCTACGTAATAACCACGTCAACAAAGCCTTGACATATTTATGCAAGTAATGCTCTAGAGAAGCATTAGCAACCTCACAAAAATGCACACCTTTTTAGTAAGTCAATCTAATCACTGGAGCAGCAAAA
This portion of the Zea mays cultivar B73 chromosome 2, Zm-B73-REFERENCE-NAM-5.0, whole genome shotgun sequence genome encodes:
- the LOC103648089 gene encoding uncharacterized protein LOC103648089; the encoded protein is MASETDEKAKMESLTSAAAFVEGGIQDACNICLEAFCESDPSADQPKWMDQHMSHQNPPPNPIGIQSNTVDLDAEDSVPSSFTSKRPLGHDSSKEKAKKQRSVDTSSTFSEYLRWMGEISLERLSVFKLVASIEERKLESMNKNERQKLILERKKLNLEKLRMDRQKLKEDKEEEVMILGMDLSKCNPLLRQCYEAKQQEILARVIGNSSSSK
- the LOC103648089 gene encoding uncharacterized protein isoform X1 — translated: MIQACVGCDSIAMASETDEKAKMESLTSAAAFVEGGIQDACNICLEAFCESDPSADQPKWMDQHMSHQNPPPNPIGIQSNTVDLDAEDSVPSSFTSKRPLGHDSSKEKAKKQRSVDTSSTFSEYLRWMGEISLERLSVFKLVASIEERKLESMNKNERQKLILERKKLNLEKLRMDRQKLKEDKEEEVMILGMDLSKCNPLLRQCYEAKQQEILARVIGNSSSSK